A DNA window from Amycolatopsis sp. DSM 110486 contains the following coding sequences:
- a CDS encoding acyl carrier protein: MARSQEISQAIFEDVKAVVVVTLDIEDQADDLGPKTGLYGNLPELDSLTVVKLIVALQKRFGIVIEIDEIVGDIFDTLGRLAAFVESKVDLEPHGGVKC, from the coding sequence ATGGCTCGCTCGCAAGAGATCTCGCAAGCGATTTTCGAGGACGTCAAGGCCGTTGTGGTGGTCACGCTGGACATCGAGGACCAGGCCGATGACCTCGGGCCGAAAACGGGACTATACGGCAATCTTCCTGAGCTCGATTCGCTCACCGTCGTCAAGCTCATCGTGGCCTTGCAGAAACGGTTCGGGATCGTAATCGAGATCGACGAGATCGTCGGTGACATCTTCGACACACTCGGGCGGCTCGCGGCCTTCGTGGAGTCCAAAGTGGACTTGGAGCCACACGGCGGAGTCAAGTGCTAG
- a CDS encoding putative T7SS-secreted protein, producing MDKPRIQPSWCQANLRPSKTTSGCCGARADRAGHASEGLKAIDTRAWTGPAAHAFHDKCCYEPAKWCDAADSMLSAADALDHAGITGDLPASGMQGGAAGLVRPGDARRARDRVGGRHAVAHL from the coding sequence TTGGACAAACCCAGGATCCAACCGAGTTGGTGCCAGGCAAACCTGAGGCCATCGAAGACAACGTCCGGGTGCTGCGGTGCCCGAGCCGACCGAGCCGGCCACGCGTCCGAGGGCCTCAAAGCGATCGATACGAGAGCCTGGACAGGGCCGGCGGCTCATGCATTCCACGACAAGTGCTGCTACGAACCGGCCAAGTGGTGTGACGCCGCCGACTCCATGCTGTCCGCGGCCGACGCCTTGGACCACGCCGGTATAACCGGCGACCTACCGGCGAGCGGTATGCAAGGCGGCGCTGCGGGCCTCGTCCGCCCCGGCGACGCGCGCCGGGCGCGGGACCGGGTCGGCGGCCGTCATGCCGTCGCGCATCTCTAG
- a CDS encoding MarC family protein, with product MDQTSITAAGAIDTFLILLIGIGPKIALVPFVEITASLDADAKRRVLRKMLTTAAVVAVVLMVLGELLRVLLHFTIGSLSIAGGVILLVLAVWMVLSPPQSGSARTAGKDPMQLAVFPLAVPYLLNPVGIVGLMTISAETSSVSVFAVEFGILVFVLLLDVLVFRWANRVSEKLDENRMLVTEKVFGFLIAAIAVQLVLDGLASVGVIGPVPH from the coding sequence ATGGATCAGACGTCGATCACTGCTGCCGGTGCGATCGACACGTTCCTGATACTGCTGATCGGTATTGGGCCGAAGATCGCGCTGGTCCCGTTCGTGGAAATCACGGCTTCCCTTGACGCGGACGCCAAGCGGCGCGTGCTGCGCAAGATGCTGACCACAGCGGCCGTGGTGGCCGTGGTACTCATGGTGCTGGGTGAGCTGTTGCGCGTGTTGCTGCACTTCACGATCGGATCCTTGTCGATCGCCGGTGGCGTGATCTTGCTCGTGCTGGCGGTGTGGATGGTGCTCTCGCCGCCTCAAAGCGGCAGCGCCCGCACTGCCGGGAAAGACCCGATGCAGCTTGCGGTGTTCCCGCTGGCAGTGCCTTACCTGCTCAACCCGGTGGGCATCGTCGGCCTGATGACGATCTCTGCGGAGACGAGTTCGGTCAGTGTTTTCGCCGTCGAGTTCGGCATCCTGGTCTTCGTCCTGCTACTGGATGTGCTGGTGTTCCGGTGGGCGAACCGAGTGAGCGAGAAGCTAGACGAGAACCGCATGCTGGTTACGGAGAAGGTCTTCGGGTTCCTCATCGCGGCGATCGCCGTGCAGCTGGTTCTCGATGGCCTGGCCTCGGTCGGTGTCATCGGGCCGGTCCCGCATTAG
- a CDS encoding aminoglycoside phosphotransferase family protein codes for MPKAAPDLLAIASALLPGVRLDNAFTAIDGNIHHVLLIPGIAAVRVSKRPLAAASMPRRVEVLRQLASADLPFQVPEPLTPVTMFGDRAAVAVSWIGGVALPQGVGDPSQVADALAAVHSVPLSDSLLAALDGRALGPSWSTVIAEEILPRLPARWQSEGRRRLDAALALEPLPDALVHGDLGGSNVHWSADGKLLGILDWDMAMPADPAIDAALMAWHGWDKVRRAVPAATYRRARTWDALFGVGHLVATMNGRPMTDPDGFVAAIVPWLETNTLASHA; via the coding sequence ATGCCCAAGGCTGCTCCGGACTTACTGGCGATCGCCTCCGCGCTGCTGCCCGGCGTACGGCTGGACAACGCCTTCACCGCAATCGACGGCAATATCCACCACGTGCTGCTGATCCCGGGCATCGCCGCCGTCCGAGTCAGCAAGCGGCCGCTGGCCGCCGCGTCGATGCCCCGCCGGGTGGAGGTATTGCGGCAGCTGGCTTCCGCTGACCTGCCGTTCCAGGTGCCGGAGCCGCTTACGCCCGTGACCATGTTCGGCGATCGGGCCGCCGTTGCTGTGTCGTGGATTGGCGGTGTTGCCTTGCCTCAGGGAGTTGGCGATCCGTCGCAGGTGGCCGACGCGTTGGCGGCTGTGCACTCCGTGCCACTCAGTGATTCGCTGCTGGCGGCCCTGGATGGCCGGGCGCTGGGTCCGTCGTGGTCGACGGTCATCGCCGAGGAGATCCTGCCCCGCCTACCGGCCCGCTGGCAGTCCGAGGGACGGCGGCGTCTGGACGCCGCCCTCGCCCTGGAGCCCCTGCCCGATGCGTTGGTGCACGGCGATCTCGGCGGGTCCAACGTGCACTGGTCGGCGGACGGCAAGCTTCTCGGCATCCTCGACTGGGACATGGCCATGCCCGCCGACCCCGCCATCGACGCCGCCCTGATGGCCTGGCACGGCTGGGACAAGGTCCGCCGCGCCGTTCCCGCCGCGACCTATCGCCGCGCACGTACTTGGGACGCCCTGTTCGGCGTCGGCCACCTGGTCGCCACCATGAACGGCCGCCCCATGACCGACCCCGACGGGTTCGTTGCAGCGATCGTCCCCTGGCTTGAGACCAACACCCTCGCGAGTCACGCTTAG
- a CDS encoding AAA family ATPase — protein MLRNRHSERVELDRLVDDVRAGQSRVLVVRGEPGVGKTALLEYVAEVARGCRVVRAAGIESETALAFAGLHQVCAPMLDRLAWLPDPQRVALETVLGLGTSASPPDRFLVGLAVLSLLAEAARERPLVCLVDDVQWLDQVSVQALAFVARRLSAESVGMVFALREPQETGELAGLLDLAIGGLPAEDARELLSSALRGPLDPQVRDRVLAETRGNPLALLELPRGLSRAELAGGFGLPSTVGLPSRIEESFQRRLAPLPGETRLLLLVAVAEQSGEPVLVWRAAERLGIGITAAAPAEATGLVTFGPRVRFRHPLVRSAFYRAASPQDRRRVHAALGAVADPERDPDRRAWHRALATAGLDEDVAAELARSAGRAQARGGVAAAAAFLQRATELTLDPALRAERALATARAKHQAGALDAAKDLLAIAEAGPPDEFRSARCELLRAQNTLALSHGRDAPPLLLRAAARLAPLDVRLARETYLDALEAAVFAGSGEGIREAAKAAHGAPPAPEPPHPLDRLLDGLAVQLVEGYAASVVPLQRALAAFRSPDLAPEEVLRWTWLALFAAQNLWDDETFDVIAGRHVQIARDTGTLAGLPLALQSHMCGRVFAGELTEAEPLLKECEAVAEATGTQIAPYGGLLLRAWQGREAEFHTLSESAVTGAVERGEGVALTAAAWASVVLYNGLGRYEDALRAGRQLMDYDYPGQRFVSQWGAAEVIEAAARAGARELATDIWAWLSPLLRATGTDWALGVEARTRALLAEGPAAEAAYRDAIDYLAPTRIRPDLARAHLLYGEWLHRERRRGDARNQLRTAHDLYSTMGMAGFAERAARELHATGETIRTHATETSSDLTAQEAQIAHLAQTGHTNPDIAERLFLSPRTIEQHLTRIYDKLMTPPKPPSPPAPP, from the coding sequence ATGCTGCGAAACCGACACAGTGAGCGGGTTGAGCTCGACCGGCTGGTCGACGACGTGCGGGCGGGTCAGAGCCGGGTCCTGGTGGTGCGTGGCGAGCCCGGCGTGGGCAAGACGGCCTTGCTGGAGTACGTCGCCGAGGTCGCCCGGGGGTGTCGGGTGGTGCGCGCGGCCGGAATCGAGTCGGAGACGGCGCTGGCCTTCGCGGGCCTGCACCAGGTGTGCGCGCCGATGCTGGATCGGCTGGCGTGGTTGCCGGACCCGCAGCGGGTCGCGCTGGAAACGGTTCTGGGGCTGGGCACCAGCGCGAGCCCGCCGGATCGGTTCCTGGTCGGGTTGGCCGTGCTGAGCCTGCTGGCCGAGGCCGCCCGTGAGCGCCCGCTGGTGTGTCTGGTGGACGACGTGCAGTGGCTGGATCAGGTGTCGGTGCAGGCGCTGGCGTTCGTGGCGCGGCGGCTGTCGGCCGAATCGGTGGGCATGGTCTTCGCCCTGCGAGAGCCGCAGGAAACCGGGGAGCTCGCGGGGCTTCTGGACCTGGCGATCGGTGGTCTTCCCGCCGAGGACGCGCGGGAGTTGCTGAGCTCGGCGCTGCGGGGACCGCTGGACCCGCAGGTGCGGGACCGGGTCCTGGCCGAGACGCGGGGGAATCCGTTGGCGCTGTTGGAGCTCCCGCGCGGGCTGAGCCGGGCCGAGCTGGCGGGTGGGTTCGGGCTGCCGAGCACCGTGGGGTTGCCGAGCCGGATCGAGGAGAGTTTTCAGCGTCGGTTGGCGCCGTTGCCTGGCGAGACCCGGTTGCTGCTGCTGGTCGCGGTGGCGGAGCAGAGTGGTGAGCCGGTGCTGGTGTGGCGCGCGGCCGAGCGGCTCGGCATAGGGATCACGGCGGCGGCACCGGCGGAGGCAACGGGCCTGGTCACCTTCGGTCCGCGGGTTCGGTTCCGGCATCCGCTGGTGCGCTCGGCCTTCTACCGCGCCGCCTCCCCGCAGGATCGGCGCCGCGTGCACGCCGCGCTGGGCGCGGTCGCCGACCCGGAGCGGGACCCGGATCGCCGGGCGTGGCACCGCGCCCTGGCGACGGCGGGGCTGGACGAGGACGTCGCGGCCGAGCTGGCCCGCTCGGCCGGGCGGGCGCAGGCGCGCGGCGGGGTGGCCGCGGCCGCCGCATTCCTGCAACGGGCCACCGAACTGACCCTCGACCCGGCCCTGCGCGCCGAACGCGCCCTGGCCACCGCACGAGCCAAGCACCAGGCCGGCGCGCTCGACGCCGCGAAGGACCTGCTGGCCATCGCCGAGGCGGGCCCGCCCGACGAATTCCGCAGCGCCCGGTGCGAACTGCTGCGCGCCCAGAACACGTTGGCACTCAGTCACGGCCGCGACGCTCCGCCGCTGCTGCTGAGAGCGGCCGCCCGGCTCGCGCCGCTCGATGTGAGACTGGCCCGCGAAACCTACCTCGATGCACTGGAAGCGGCAGTTTTTGCCGGCAGCGGCGAGGGAATTCGGGAGGCGGCGAAGGCTGCGCACGGCGCGCCTCCGGCGCCGGAGCCGCCACACCCGCTTGACCGGCTGCTCGACGGCCTCGCCGTGCAGCTTGTGGAGGGATACGCGGCCTCAGTGGTGCCGTTGCAGCGGGCGCTGGCCGCGTTCCGCAGCCCAGATCTCGCCCCTGAGGAGGTGCTTCGCTGGACATGGCTGGCCCTTTTCGCCGCCCAAAACCTGTGGGACGACGAGACGTTCGACGTGATCGCTGGCCGGCACGTCCAGATCGCCCGCGATACCGGCACGCTCGCCGGGCTCCCGCTCGCCCTGCAATCGCACATGTGCGGACGCGTGTTTGCCGGCGAGCTGACCGAGGCCGAGCCGTTACTCAAGGAATGCGAGGCGGTCGCAGAGGCGACAGGGACACAGATCGCCCCTTACGGTGGCCTGCTGCTCAGGGCCTGGCAGGGGCGGGAGGCCGAGTTCCACACCCTGAGCGAGTCAGCCGTCACGGGCGCGGTCGAGCGGGGCGAGGGCGTCGCGCTGACTGCGGCCGCGTGGGCGAGCGTGGTGCTCTACAACGGGCTCGGCCGCTACGAGGACGCCCTGAGGGCAGGCCGGCAGCTCATGGACTACGACTACCCGGGCCAGCGGTTCGTGTCCCAGTGGGGCGCGGCCGAGGTGATTGAGGCGGCCGCCCGAGCCGGGGCGCGGGAGCTCGCCACCGACATCTGGGCCTGGCTCTCGCCGCTGCTGCGGGCCACCGGCACCGACTGGGCGCTCGGCGTGGAGGCCCGCACACGCGCCCTGCTGGCCGAGGGCCCGGCCGCCGAGGCCGCCTACCGCGACGCCATCGACTACCTCGCCCCCACCCGCATCCGACCCGACCTGGCCCGCGCGCACCTCCTCTACGGCGAATGGCTGCACCGCGAACGTCGCCGTGGCGACGCCCGCAACCAGCTGCGCACCGCGCACGACCTGTACTCGACGATGGGCATGGCCGGCTTCGCCGAACGCGCCGCCCGCGAACTCCACGCCACCGGCGAAACCATCCGCACCCACGCCACCGAGACCAGCAGTGACCTCACCGCCCAAGAAGCCCAGATCGCCCACCTCGCCCAGACCGGCCACACCAACCCCGACATCGCCGAACGGCTGTTCCTCAGCCCCCGCACCATCGAACAGCACCTCACCCGCATCTACGACAAGCTCATGACACCACCGAAACCGCCGTCTCCTCCGGCGCCACCGTGA